The stretch of DNA CGCATATCCCGTATCCCTGTATTCGCACCCGTTCGATTTGATCCCCACGTTCATGTGCTCCTCGGAATCGTATTCGAGAAGTGCGACATCATAGCCCTCCTTTAAAAGAAGCCCGGCGAGAAGAATGCTCTTGTCGTCGCAGTCTCCCGAATCCTCGTAAACGGTTTCAACCGGGTACTTGGGATCCGTATCGTTTCTGTCTGTCAGATACGGGATCGACTGCACATAAACCGAGATCAACTCTGCGTACTCGTCGTTGTCAAGCGAAAGCTGATCTTTCACCTTCCTCAGCGACCCGAGAATCGCCTCGTAGACCTCGTCCATGTATTCGCTGTAGACAAACGACCTGTAATACTCCGAAGTCCATTCTTCGTCCGAGATATTTTCATAAAGATAGACGTATTTGTCCGTATTCTTCGCATCTTCATACAGGACCTTGTCGACCGAATATTTTATCGAGATCTCGCTGTTCTGGAAACTGAACGTATCCTCGATCGTCACGTATTCCGGTGCAGCGTTACCGTGGTCGATGGACGGGTAATCCGCATCGCTGAAATGAAAAAAACTATTCGAACACCCGGATGTCAAAAGAACAAATACCAACACCAGTATGAGAATTATTCCGTATTTTACCCTGGACATGGATCACCTGTTTAATATTTCGGAGCCCAACCAATATAAATGAATATTTTGCTGGGCGTCGGTAATACTCTCCTCTCAGACGACGGTGCCGGCATCTTTGTCGCCGAATCATTTCTAAAGGACGGCTGGATCCCGTACAACTGCGGAACCGCCCCGGAAAATTTCACATCGATAGTCAGGAGGGAAAAACCGGAGATTCTTCTCGTCGTCGATGCCGCAAGGATGGGGCTTTCACCCGGCGAATTCAGGCAGGTCCCCGAAGAAAAGATTACCGATGTCTCGTTCGGGACCCACCAGCTCCCTCTCTCCCAGCTTACTGCATACCTGAAAGAATATGCGGGAAGGATCATCATCATCGGAATCGAACCGAAGACTACGGACTTCGGGGAGGAGCTCTCGCCGGAGATCGAAGAAGCCTGTGAAAAATTACTGGAAATTATTAAAGACGACCCCGGAAAAGTCCCGGAGCTCCGGGATTAATACCAAAGAACACAATAACCGGAAGATTAAACCTGCGTGTAAATAATATTCATTATATCTTGTTTCACCTTTATTCCGTCCCCGGGGGAGCGGAATGATGATCAAACAGCGGGGGAGAGAATATTTGATTCACTTAAAATACGCGATTGCATCTTTGACAGTAATAATTCTGTTAC from Methanolacinia petrolearia DSM 11571 encodes:
- the hycI gene encoding hydrogenase maturation peptidase HycI codes for the protein MNILLGVGNTLLSDDGAGIFVAESFLKDGWIPYNCGTAPENFTSIVRREKPEILLVVDAARMGLSPGEFRQVPEEKITDVSFGTHQLPLSQLTAYLKEYAGRIIIIGIEPKTTDFGEELSPEIEEACEKLLEIIKDDPGKVPELRD